From one Chryseobacterium sp. 3008163 genomic stretch:
- a CDS encoding UDP-N-acetylmuramate--L-alanine ligase yields MSALARYFHASGKKVLGYDKTNTKLTTALMEEGIDIVFEDIIDDKITSLQQENTLVIYTPAIKKLGILDYFNENSFEVLKRAKVLGLITDNTDCIAVAGTHGKTTTSTLVSHLCKEADLPFSCFLGGISENFKSNFLYNGTQYSVVEADEYDRSFLNLSPDWAVITSTDADHLDIYGDKNTIEEGFRQFAALVPDDKQLFVRKGIEIGRAHKTYAVNEVADYYSDNLRMDYDKIYFDFHTPTETIKDFVWDVPGIHNVENATVALAILNNLGVDFEILKKAIANFKGIKRRYTKHIYPSGKIYIDDYAHHPTEINAVVGSIKTFYPDKKLLVVFQPHLFSRTRDFVDGFAESLSNSEELILLDIYPARELQENFEGITSDWLLEKVSLDKKEISGLSEAFNKIKEKEFDILLTVGAGNIDTLYDPICEWLGNN; encoded by the coding sequence AAGAAAGTTTTGGGGTACGATAAAACCAATACAAAATTGACGACGGCTTTGATGGAAGAGGGAATTGATATTGTTTTTGAAGATATTATTGATGATAAAATCACGTCACTTCAGCAAGAAAATACATTGGTCATCTACACTCCGGCAATCAAAAAGCTTGGGATTTTAGATTATTTTAATGAAAATAGCTTTGAAGTTTTAAAACGTGCAAAAGTTTTAGGTTTAATCACCGATAATACAGACTGCATCGCAGTTGCAGGAACTCATGGAAAGACAACAACGTCTACTTTGGTTTCACATTTATGCAAAGAAGCAGATTTGCCTTTCTCATGTTTTTTAGGTGGAATTTCTGAAAATTTTAAATCAAATTTCCTTTATAATGGAACTCAGTATTCTGTGGTGGAAGCCGATGAATACGACAGAAGCTTCCTCAACCTTTCTCCGGATTGGGCGGTGATTACTTCAACAGATGCAGATCATCTGGATATTTATGGAGATAAAAATACAATTGAAGAGGGTTTCAGACAGTTTGCAGCTTTGGTTCCTGATGATAAACAGCTTTTTGTAAGAAAAGGAATTGAGATTGGAAGAGCACATAAAACTTACGCTGTGAATGAAGTTGCAGATTATTACTCAGACAATCTTCGTATGGATTATGATAAAATCTACTTCGATTTTCATACTCCGACAGAAACTATAAAAGATTTTGTCTGGGATGTTCCTGGAATTCACAATGTCGAAAATGCCACGGTTGCGTTGGCAATTCTGAATAATCTGGGAGTTGATTTTGAAATTTTAAAGAAAGCAATTGCCAATTTTAAAGGCATAAAAAGAAGATACACGAAACATATTTATCCGAGCGGTAAAATTTACATTGACGATTATGCTCATCATCCGACAGAAATAAATGCTGTAGTTGGTTCGATCAAAACGTTTTATCCAGATAAAAAATTGTTGGTTGTTTTTCAGCCGCATTTATTCAGTAGAACGAGAGATTTTGTGGATGGATTTGCTGAAAGTTTAAGTAATTCTGAAGAATTGATTTTGCTCGACATTTATCCGGCAAGAGAACTTCAGGAAAATTTTGAAGGTATTACTTCAGATTGGTTGTTGGAAAAAGTGAGTTTAGATAAAAAAGAAATTTCAGGTTTGTCTGAAGCTTTTAATAAAATAAAAGAAAAGGAGTTTGATATTTTACTCACGGTTGGTGCAGGAAATATTGATACACTGTATGACCCGATTTGTGAGTGGTTAGGAAATAATTAA
- a CDS encoding cell division protein FtsQ/DivIB: MKNKYRILKIAITVIILGFLLSFSLKKFSGQKITDEKISVKMNEKTPVYFIDEKDIKQIVIKENPSGKVGDLNIPELEKKINALPAVDSANVYLNLNGKLNLDIKQRVPVFRLNYNGKDFYVDEKGTEFPISRTYSHPCMLVTGDVKKDEYEKLAELVDKIDKDDFSKKYFIGISKYKDSYNLLTSEGNYKVEIGDLDNIELKVKGFKTFVEKYLVFQDPQKYSMVSVKYQNQIVTTLNPYFKENDSILKAGHKDLAKTPVAVAPVKKAEVNLKPAVKKASSTSLKPKENTKPKAVVKPKEKKKTPEKKPATKPKPKAKVKIE; encoded by the coding sequence ATGAAAAACAAATACAGAATTTTAAAAATTGCCATCACAGTGATCATTCTTGGGTTCCTGCTGAGTTTCTCGTTGAAGAAATTCAGTGGTCAGAAGATTACGGATGAGAAAATTTCTGTAAAAATGAATGAGAAAACTCCGGTGTACTTTATTGACGAAAAAGACATCAAACAAATCGTCATCAAAGAAAATCCGTCAGGAAAAGTTGGAGATTTAAATATTCCGGAACTGGAAAAAAAAATCAATGCACTTCCGGCGGTCGACAGCGCCAATGTTTATTTAAATTTAAATGGAAAACTGAATTTAGATATCAAACAGAGAGTTCCTGTTTTTAGATTAAATTATAATGGAAAAGATTTTTATGTAGACGAAAAAGGAACAGAATTTCCTATCTCAAGAACGTATTCTCATCCATGCATGCTGGTGACGGGCGATGTGAAGAAAGATGAATATGAAAAGCTGGCAGAATTGGTTGATAAAATTGACAAAGATGATTTCAGCAAAAAATATTTTATTGGAATTTCAAAATATAAAGACAGCTACAATCTTTTGACGAGTGAAGGAAATTATAAAGTGGAGATTGGAGATTTAGATAATATTGAATTAAAAGTAAAAGGTTTTAAAACGTTTGTTGAGAAATATCTTGTGTTTCAAGACCCCCAGAAGTACAGTATGGTTTCTGTAAAATATCAGAATCAGATTGTAACGACTTTGAATCCTTATTTTAAAGAGAATGACAGTATTTTAAAAGCAGGACATAAAGATTTGGCTAAAACTCCAGTTGCAGTGGCTCCTGTTAAAAAAGCAGAAGTCAATCTGAAACCAGCAGTAAAAAAGGCGAGTTCAACTTCTTTAAAACCAAAAGAAAATACAAAGCCTAAAGCAGTCGTCAAACCAAAGGAGAAAAAGAAAACTCCTGAAAAGAAACCGGCCACAAAGCCAAAGCCGAAGGCAAAGGTCAAGATAGAATAA